A part of Onthophagus taurus isolate NC chromosome 7, IU_Otau_3.0, whole genome shotgun sequence genomic DNA contains:
- the LOC139430586 gene encoding histone H2B yields MPPKTSGKAAKKAGKAQKNISKTDKKKKRKRKESYAIYIYKVLKQVHPDTGISSKAMSIMNSFVNDIFERIAAEASRLAHYNKRSTITSREIQTAVRLLLPGELAKHAVSEGTKAVTKYTSSK; encoded by the coding sequence ATGCCACCGAAAACTAGTGGGAAAGCAGCCAAAAAGGCGGGTAAAGCGCAGAAAAATATATCGAAAACCGATAAGAAGAAGAAACGCAAGAGGAAGGAAAGCTACGCTATTTACATTTACAAGGTATTGAAACAAGTTCATCCTGATACCGGTATTTCGAGCAAAGCTATGAGTATAATGAACAGTTTTGTGAACGATATCTTCGAAAGGATAGCCGCTGAAGCATCCCGTTTGGCTCATTACAACAAAAGATCAACGATCACCAGTCGAGAAATCCAGACTGCCGTCAGACTTCTGTTACCTGGAGAATTGGCGAAGCACGCTGTAAGCGAAGGCACCAAGGCTGTTACTAAGTACACAAGTTCCAAATAA